One stretch of Ornithinimicrobium ciconiae DNA includes these proteins:
- the gyrB gene encoding DNA topoisomerase (ATP-hydrolyzing) subunit B → MPELPEATPQQGDPASLATDSAYDANAIQVLEGLEAVRKRPGMYIGSTGERGLHHLVWEIIDNSVDEAMAGFADRIDVTILKGGGIRVVDNGRGIPTDIHPVEKKPAVELVLTQLHAGGKFGGSGYKVSGGLHGVGSSVVNALAETFEVEVRQRGYVWRQTYKLGVPQEPLSQDEKIPEDETGTIITYWPSPDIFETVNHDFETIRARVQQTAFLNKGLTIGLTDERPIEVVRDIDALEDDPIDGIAEEDTDATPDASPTGEAYRKPLTYRYDNGLLDYVAHLNKSKRSEAVHEEIIGFETEDKERMLAVEVAMQWTSSYSESVHTYANAVNTHEGGTHEEGFRAALTRLVNDFARANKVLREKDPNLTGEDIREGLTAVISVKLGEPQFEGQTKTKLGNSEVRGFVQSAMTEELGHWLEAHPREGKEIVTKAVQAAAARVAARKAREATRRKGLLESGGLPGKLRDCQSNDPSISEVFIVEGDSAGGSAVRGRNPFNQAILPIRGKILNVEKARLDRVLNNQEVKALISGFGTGIGEDFDITRARYHKIVLMADADVDGMHIRTLLLTLLFRFMRPLIEHGYVYLAQPPLYRIKWSSVDHQYAYSDRERDAFIKEGLAKGWRLPKDSGIQRYKGLGEMDYSELWDTTMDPDHRVLLQVTLDDAAKADEVFSVLMGEDVEARRGFIQRNARDVRFLDI, encoded by the coding sequence ATGCCGGAGCTCCCCGAGGCAACACCGCAGCAGGGGGACCCGGCATCCTTGGCGACCGACTCCGCCTACGACGCCAACGCGATCCAGGTCCTGGAGGGCCTGGAGGCGGTGCGCAAGCGGCCCGGGATGTATATCGGGTCCACCGGTGAGCGGGGTCTGCACCACCTGGTCTGGGAGATTATCGACAACTCCGTCGACGAGGCGATGGCTGGCTTTGCCGACCGCATCGACGTCACCATCCTCAAGGGTGGCGGGATCCGGGTGGTCGACAACGGCCGCGGCATCCCCACCGACATCCACCCCGTGGAGAAGAAGCCCGCCGTCGAGCTGGTGCTGACCCAGCTGCACGCCGGCGGCAAGTTCGGCGGCTCCGGCTACAAGGTCTCCGGCGGACTGCACGGCGTGGGCTCCTCGGTGGTCAACGCCCTCGCCGAGACCTTCGAGGTCGAGGTCCGGCAGCGCGGCTACGTGTGGCGTCAGACCTACAAGCTCGGGGTGCCTCAGGAGCCCCTGTCCCAGGACGAGAAGATCCCTGAGGACGAGACCGGCACGATCATCACCTATTGGCCCTCCCCCGACATCTTCGAGACTGTCAACCACGACTTCGAGACGATCCGGGCCCGGGTCCAGCAGACGGCTTTCCTCAACAAGGGCCTGACGATCGGGCTGACCGATGAGCGGCCCATTGAGGTCGTCCGCGACATCGACGCCCTCGAGGACGACCCGATCGACGGCATCGCCGAGGAGGACACGGACGCGACCCCGGATGCCTCCCCCACCGGCGAGGCCTACCGCAAGCCGCTCACCTACCGCTACGACAACGGGCTCCTGGACTATGTCGCCCACCTCAACAAGTCCAAGCGCAGCGAGGCGGTCCACGAGGAGATCATCGGGTTCGAGACCGAGGACAAGGAGCGGATGCTCGCCGTTGAGGTCGCGATGCAGTGGACGAGCTCCTACAGCGAGTCGGTCCACACCTACGCCAACGCGGTCAACACCCACGAGGGCGGCACGCACGAGGAGGGCTTCCGAGCAGCCCTGACCCGCCTGGTCAACGACTTCGCCCGCGCCAACAAGGTACTGCGCGAGAAGGACCCCAATCTGACCGGTGAGGACATCCGCGAGGGGCTGACGGCGGTGATCTCCGTCAAGCTCGGCGAGCCGCAGTTCGAGGGACAGACCAAGACCAAGCTCGGCAACTCCGAGGTCAGGGGCTTTGTGCAGTCCGCGATGACCGAGGAGCTGGGGCACTGGCTCGAGGCGCACCCGCGCGAGGGCAAGGAGATCGTCACCAAGGCGGTCCAGGCGGCCGCCGCACGCGTCGCCGCCCGCAAGGCGCGCGAGGCGACCCGGCGCAAGGGGCTGCTGGAGTCCGGTGGCCTGCCCGGCAAGCTGCGCGACTGCCAGAGCAACGACCCCTCGATCAGCGAGGTCTTCATCGTCGAGGGTGACTCGGCGGGTGGCTCGGCGGTGCGGGGTCGCAACCCGTTCAACCAGGCGATCCTGCCCATCCGCGGCAAGATCCTCAACGTCGAGAAGGCCCGCCTCGACCGGGTGCTCAACAACCAGGAGGTCAAGGCCCTGATCTCCGGGTTCGGCACGGGCATCGGTGAGGACTTCGACATCACCAGGGCGCGCTATCACAAGATCGTGCTGATGGCCGATGCCGACGTCGACGGCATGCACATCCGCACGCTGCTGCTCACCCTGCTGTTCCGGTTCATGCGCCCGCTCATCGAGCACGGCTACGTCTACCTCGCGCAGCCACCGCTCTACCGCATCAAGTGGTCCAGCGTGGATCACCAGTACGCCTACTCCGACCGCGAGCGCGACGCGTTCATCAAGGAGGGCCTGGCCAAGGGCTGGCGGTTGCCGAAGGACTCCGGCATCCAGCGTTACAAGGGTCTTGGTGAGATGGACTACTCCGAGCTGTGGGACACCACGATGGACCCTGACCACCGGGTGCTGCTCCAGGTCACCCTGGACGACGCGGCCAAGGCCGACGAGGTCTTCTCGGTGCTGATGGGCGAGGACGTCGAGGCGCGACGCGGCTTCATCCAGCGCAATGCCCGAGACGTGAGGTTCCTCGACATCTGA
- the gyrA gene encoding DNA gyrase subunit A, producing the protein MQRSYIEYAMSVIVARALPDVRDGLKPVHRRVLYAMYDGGYRPDRGFNKCARVVGDVMGHYHPHGDSAIYDALVRLVQDWTLRYPLVHGQGNFGTPGDDPAAAARYTECKMAPLAMEMVRDINEDTVDFVDNYDGKTQEPSVLPARFPNLLVNGSAGIAVGMATQIPPHNLGEVAEGVQWLLDNPEASREELLEALIKIIPGPDFPTGAQIMGRKGIEEAYRTGRGSIIMRANVEVEEIQGRTCLVVRDLPYQVNPDTLAKKIAELVNDAKLKGIADMRDETSGRTGQRLVIVLKRDAVAKVVLNNLYKHTQLQQNFGANMLAIVDGVPRTLPLSAFIRHWVEHQIEVIVRRTKFRLKRAEEQIHILRGYLKALDALDEVIALIRRSATVEDARDGLIELLQIDEIQARAILEMQLRRLAALERQKIIDEHDKLEAMILDYEDILAKPERQRQIISDDLAEIVEKFGNERRTQIVAFDGDMSMEDLIPQDDVVVTITRGGYAKRTKVTEYRPQNRGGKGRRGAALRADDVVSHFFTTNTHHWLLFFTNLGRVYRAKAYEIPEGGPTGKGQHVANLMAFQPGEEIAQVLALENYQVTDYLVLATRNGLVKKTRLTDYDSPRSGGLIAVNLRDGDELVGAGLAGPEDDILLVSVKGQSVRFTATDTTLRPMGRATSGVTGMKFRGEDRLLSMSVVPEGSDPFVFVVFESGMAKRTPLSAYRVQGRGGLGIKVAKATDKGGDLVGALTVEEGNEVLVVMERGNVVRSAIDQVRVTGRDTAGVKFATPGKGDSIVAVAVNTESALSEEIETIETDPDATTADAGVTGDAVTTGDHALPSVESADVDEPSPEAEVVPGDDATDADEPDTGGE; encoded by the coding sequence ATGCAGCGGAGCTATATCGAGTACGCGATGAGCGTGATCGTGGCCCGCGCCCTGCCCGACGTCAGGGACGGGCTCAAGCCGGTCCACCGGCGCGTCCTCTACGCGATGTATGACGGGGGGTACCGTCCCGACCGCGGCTTCAATAAGTGTGCCCGCGTCGTCGGCGACGTGATGGGTCACTATCACCCGCACGGTGACAGCGCCATCTATGACGCCCTGGTCCGGCTGGTCCAGGACTGGACGCTGCGTTATCCGCTCGTCCACGGTCAGGGCAACTTCGGCACGCCCGGTGACGACCCGGCCGCGGCCGCGCGCTACACCGAGTGCAAGATGGCGCCGCTGGCCATGGAGATGGTCCGGGACATCAACGAGGACACCGTCGACTTCGTCGACAACTATGACGGCAAGACCCAGGAGCCGTCGGTCCTGCCCGCGCGCTTCCCCAACCTGCTGGTCAACGGCTCGGCAGGCATCGCGGTGGGCATGGCCACCCAGATCCCGCCGCACAACCTGGGCGAGGTCGCCGAGGGTGTGCAGTGGCTGCTGGACAACCCGGAGGCCAGCCGCGAGGAGCTGCTCGAGGCGCTCATCAAGATCATCCCGGGGCCGGACTTCCCGACCGGCGCCCAGATCATGGGGCGCAAGGGCATCGAGGAGGCCTACCGCACCGGGCGCGGCTCGATCATCATGCGGGCCAATGTCGAGGTCGAGGAGATCCAGGGACGCACCTGCCTGGTCGTGCGCGACCTGCCCTACCAGGTCAACCCCGACACCCTGGCCAAGAAGATCGCCGAGCTGGTCAACGACGCCAAGCTCAAGGGCATCGCCGACATGCGCGACGAGACCTCTGGTCGCACCGGTCAGCGCCTGGTCATCGTGCTCAAGCGCGACGCGGTGGCCAAGGTCGTGCTCAACAACCTCTACAAGCACACCCAGCTGCAGCAGAACTTCGGTGCCAACATGCTGGCGATCGTCGACGGCGTGCCCCGCACGCTGCCGCTGAGTGCCTTCATCCGGCACTGGGTCGAGCACCAGATCGAGGTCATCGTCCGGCGCACGAAGTTCCGGCTCAAGCGCGCCGAGGAGCAGATCCACATCCTGCGCGGCTACCTCAAGGCGCTGGATGCTCTTGACGAGGTCATCGCGCTCATCCGACGCAGCGCGACCGTCGAGGACGCCCGCGACGGCCTGATCGAGCTGCTCCAGATCGACGAGATCCAGGCCCGCGCCATCCTTGAGATGCAGTTGCGCCGCCTGGCTGCCCTGGAGCGTCAGAAGATCATCGACGAGCACGACAAGCTCGAGGCGATGATCCTGGACTACGAGGACATCCTGGCCAAGCCGGAGCGCCAGCGGCAGATCATCAGCGACGATCTGGCCGAGATCGTCGAGAAGTTCGGCAACGAGCGTCGCACCCAGATCGTGGCCTTCGACGGCGACATGTCCATGGAGGACCTGATCCCCCAGGACGACGTGGTGGTCACCATCACCCGGGGCGGTTACGCCAAGCGCACCAAGGTCACCGAGTATCGCCCCCAGAACCGCGGGGGCAAGGGGCGCCGCGGTGCCGCACTGCGGGCCGACGATGTCGTCTCCCACTTCTTCACGACCAACACCCACCACTGGTTGCTGTTCTTCACCAACCTCGGCCGGGTCTATCGTGCCAAGGCCTATGAGATCCCCGAAGGTGGACCGACGGGCAAGGGCCAGCACGTGGCCAACCTGATGGCCTTCCAGCCCGGCGAGGAGATCGCCCAGGTGCTGGCCCTGGAGAACTACCAGGTGACTGACTACCTGGTGCTGGCCACCCGCAACGGGCTGGTCAAGAAGACCCGGCTCACCGACTACGACTCCCCCCGCTCCGGCGGGCTGATCGCGGTCAACCTGCGCGACGGGGACGAGCTGGTGGGCGCCGGTCTGGCCGGCCCGGAGGACGACATCCTGCTGGTCTCGGTCAAGGGCCAGTCCGTGCGGTTCACCGCCACCGACACGACGCTGCGGCCGATGGGACGGGCGACCTCGGGCGTGACCGGCATGAAGTTCCGCGGGGAGGACCGGCTGCTGTCCATGTCGGTCGTGCCGGAGGGCAGCGACCCCTTCGTCTTCGTGGTCTTCGAGTCCGGCATGGCCAAGCGGACCCCGCTGTCGGCATACCGCGTGCAGGGTCGTGGCGGACTGGGCATCAAGGTGGCCAAGGCGACCGACAAGGGTGGTGACCTGGTCGGGGCCCTGACCGTCGAGGAGGGCAACGAGGTCCTGGTCGTCATGGAGCGCGGCAACGTGGTGCGCTCGGCGATCGACCAGGTCAGGGTGACCGGCCGGGACACCGCAGGGGTGAAGTTCGCGACCCCGGGCAAGGGTGACTCGATCGTCGCGGTCGCGGTCAACACCGAGTCCGCCCTGTCCGAGGAGATCGAGACCATCGAGACCGATCCGGACGCAACGACTGCGGACGCGGGAGTCACCGGTGATGCGGTCACGACCGGCGATCATGCACTACCGTCTGTGGAGTCGGCGGACGTCGACGAGCCGTCCCCCGAGGCCGAGGTGGTCCCGGGTGACGACGCCACGGACGCCGATGAGCCCGACACTGGAGGCGAGTAG
- a CDS encoding DUF3566 domain-containing protein — translation MSTTGPNPAGTAGAQTRPAAGDETQKIRRPGTQTGQGTGLRDGAMARTAPRRDLSAAAARARGGSGSPNAAGRSRSTARSAPGRPVRRTGPRRVRLVLQRIDPWSVMKISFLVSVALGVATVIMVAVLWTVLNGMNVFATVNDLIVEITTGETSSDTFNLMDYVGFGRIVSLAVVIGVINVILLTALATLTAFLYNVCTALVGGAQLTLSDE, via the coding sequence GTGAGCACGACTGGTCCGAACCCGGCCGGCACGGCCGGCGCACAGACGCGGCCCGCCGCGGGCGACGAGACCCAGAAGATCCGCCGTCCGGGCACCCAGACCGGTCAGGGGACTGGGCTGCGCGACGGTGCGATGGCCCGCACCGCACCGCGCCGGGACCTGAGCGCCGCCGCGGCCCGCGCCCGGGGCGGTAGTGGCTCCCCGAACGCTGCTGGCAGGAGCCGCAGCACCGCGCGGTCCGCCCCTGGTCGTCCGGTGCGCCGCACCGGGCCCCGTCGGGTGCGCCTGGTGCTGCAGCGGATCGACCCCTGGTCGGTCATGAAGATCTCATTCCTGGTGTCCGTGGCACTGGGCGTCGCCACCGTGATCATGGTGGCCGTGCTGTGGACCGTCCTCAACGGCATGAACGTCTTTGCCACGGTCAACGACCTCATCGTGGAGATCACCACCGGTGAGACGTCCTCGGACACCTTCAACCTGATGGACTATGTCGGCTTCGGTCGAATCGTGTCGCTGGCCGTGGTGATCGGGGTCATCAACGTGATCCTGCTGACCGCACTGGCGACGCTGACCGCCTTCCTCTACAACGTGTGCACCGCGCTGGTCGGCGGTGCTCAGCTCACGCTGTCCGACGAGTGA
- a CDS encoding ScyD/ScyE family protein, which yields MQPLSRRVLGSLAVVCLTTTGVSTVAFAGGRDHHPPDQDGKVIATGLNSPRHLTAAPNGDLYVAESGTGGDDCVVLGEEGPVVGEGGSLVPCGSWDPEEHPDWSEVRLGDTGSITKVSRKGGQDRIVTGLPSVDLGGGESTGPSDVSVRGNTLMVTVGLGAPPEMRDAMVQLFDDDTYEDLATVQEISFRGRHRVIIEEFADLAQFETDVNPHPDYLDTNPNAIVRDRHGWLVTDAGGNSVLRLNHGDLSTVGVPPGGMAEAPPFLGLPPGTMIPFEPVPTAAERGPDGAVYVSLLTGFPFPVGGSTIVRIDRHGTVSEWASGLTNVTDLTWANGKLYAVQLANNGLLSEDLTGSLVRVKKGSDTHKVIADDLFAPYGVAVSKGHAYVTTGAVVPGGGEVLRFRLH from the coding sequence ATGCAGCCGTTGTCCCGTCGTGTGCTCGGCAGCCTTGCCGTGGTGTGCCTGACCACCACCGGCGTCTCGACAGTCGCCTTCGCCGGCGGCAGGGACCACCACCCGCCGGACCAGGACGGCAAGGTCATCGCCACCGGGCTGAACAGCCCCAGACACCTCACGGCTGCCCCCAACGGTGACCTCTATGTCGCCGAGTCAGGCACCGGTGGTGACGACTGCGTGGTCCTCGGTGAGGAAGGGCCGGTCGTTGGTGAAGGCGGTTCCCTGGTGCCCTGTGGCAGCTGGGACCCCGAGGAGCACCCGGACTGGTCAGAGGTCCGGCTGGGCGACACCGGATCCATCACCAAGGTGTCTCGCAAGGGCGGCCAGGACCGGATCGTCACCGGACTGCCCTCTGTCGACCTCGGTGGTGGGGAGAGCACCGGCCCCAGCGACGTCTCGGTCAGGGGCAACACCCTGATGGTCACCGTCGGGCTGGGGGCTCCTCCAGAGATGCGGGACGCGATGGTGCAACTTTTCGATGACGACACCTATGAGGACCTCGCGACCGTCCAGGAGATCAGCTTCCGCGGCCGGCACCGGGTCATCATCGAGGAGTTCGCGGACCTGGCCCAGTTCGAGACCGACGTCAATCCGCACCCGGACTACCTCGACACCAACCCCAACGCGATCGTGCGTGATCGGCACGGCTGGTTGGTGACCGATGCCGGCGGCAACAGCGTCCTGCGACTGAACCACGGGGACCTGTCGACCGTCGGTGTCCCTCCGGGTGGGATGGCTGAGGCTCCGCCCTTCCTGGGGCTGCCTCCCGGGACGATGATCCCGTTCGAACCGGTGCCCACGGCCGCCGAGCGCGGCCCGGACGGAGCCGTCTATGTCAGCCTGCTGACCGGCTTCCCGTTCCCGGTCGGTGGCTCCACGATCGTGCGGATCGACCGGCACGGCACTGTGTCCGAGTGGGCCAGCGGACTCACCAACGTCACCGACCTGACCTGGGCCAACGGCAAGCTGTATGCCGTGCAGCTGGCCAACAACGGCCTGCTGTCCGAGGACCTCACCGGCTCCCTGGTGCGGGTGAAGAAGGGCTCTGACACGCACAAGGTCATCGCTGACGACCTGTTCGCCCCCTACGGTGTCGCGGTGAGCAAGGGCCATGCCTACGTCACCACCGGCGCGGTCGTTCCCGGTGGCGGAGAGGTGCTGCGGTTCCGCCTGCACTGA
- a CDS encoding ABC transporter permease codes for MPTVLRAALRRARIELRLQIMSPMVLFALLGPAVMLAVLFWLRDSPVMESALSLGQFLVPAYLAFGIISGGVLGVSGEITTERDDGTLLRAKTVPHAMTGHLIAKFFASIVTTLLPMAVIIIGAGFLVDGVTPTTAWGWIRLLLLSTLTIAAMLPLGAVLGSIFKGPMALLFTTMVIYGLCAVSGLFYPVTGLPEWLQWVVQIFPVYWLGLGFRSVILPAEAVALEIGESWRTWETFGVLGVWVVIGLVLAPIALRRMSRRQSGSALASARERVLTRGY; via the coding sequence ATGCCCACCGTCCTGCGTGCTGCCCTGCGACGGGCCCGGATCGAGCTGCGGCTGCAGATCATGTCGCCGATGGTGCTCTTCGCCCTGCTCGGCCCGGCGGTGATGCTCGCTGTCCTGTTCTGGCTGCGGGACTCACCGGTGATGGAGAGCGCCCTGTCGCTCGGCCAGTTCCTGGTGCCGGCCTATCTCGCGTTCGGCATCATCAGCGGAGGGGTGCTCGGTGTCTCCGGAGAGATCACCACCGAGCGGGACGACGGCACCCTGCTGCGCGCCAAGACGGTGCCGCACGCGATGACCGGTCACCTGATCGCCAAGTTCTTTGCCAGCATCGTCACCACGCTCCTGCCGATGGCGGTCATCATCATCGGCGCTGGCTTCCTCGTCGACGGCGTCACCCCCACGACCGCCTGGGGATGGATCCGCCTGCTGCTGCTGTCCACGCTGACCATCGCCGCCATGCTGCCGCTGGGTGCCGTGCTGGGCTCGATCTTCAAGGGGCCGATGGCGCTGCTGTTCACCACGATGGTCATCTATGGCCTGTGCGCCGTCTCCGGGCTGTTCTATCCCGTGACGGGGCTGCCAGAGTGGCTGCAGTGGGTCGTGCAGATCTTCCCGGTTTACTGGCTGGGTCTGGGTTTCCGCTCGGTGATCCTGCCCGCCGAGGCGGTGGCCCTGGAGATCGGGGAGTCGTGGCGCACCTGGGAGACCTTCGGGGTGCTCGGGGTCTGGGTGGTCATCGGCTTGGTCCTCGCGCCGATCGCCCTGCGCCGTATGTCGCGGCGTCAGTCCGGCTCCGCCCTCGCCTCCGCACGCGAGCGGGTCCTCACCCGCGGGTACTAG
- a CDS encoding ABC transporter ATP-binding protein, with the protein MSDTVPPIQTHNLQMTYGATQVLRDVTVSIGRGEVVALLGPNGAGKTTTIEILEGFRVPSAGEVQVLGETPHTAGEAWRARVGVVLQSWRDHGKWRVGEFLDYLSLYYADYATPEVERPWPTADLIERVGLGDKTLRRLDRLSGGERRRLDVAVGLLGRPEVLFLDEPTAGFDPQARRDFHELIRSLSDLDTTILLTTHDLTEAEILASRILVLAGGTIVADGSPDDLRHRMSASASVRFRRDGQLHTQSTEDPVSYLRTVLAEPGEIEDLEVRRASLEEAYLSLVRQVETGTETPEASFGIPPEGTDDAPAADPEPTREEA; encoded by the coding sequence ATGAGCGACACCGTCCCACCGATCCAGACCCACAACCTGCAGATGACGTATGGCGCCACGCAGGTGCTCAGGGATGTCACCGTGAGCATCGGGCGGGGGGAGGTGGTCGCCCTGCTGGGGCCCAATGGCGCCGGCAAGACCACCACGATCGAGATCCTGGAGGGCTTCCGGGTGCCGTCGGCCGGCGAGGTGCAGGTCCTGGGCGAGACGCCCCACACTGCGGGTGAGGCCTGGCGGGCCCGGGTCGGGGTGGTCCTGCAGTCCTGGCGGGACCACGGCAAGTGGCGTGTCGGTGAGTTCCTCGACTACCTCAGTCTGTACTACGCCGACTACGCCACCCCCGAGGTCGAACGCCCCTGGCCCACCGCTGACCTCATCGAGCGGGTGGGGCTGGGCGACAAGACGCTGCGCCGCCTCGACCGGCTCTCCGGAGGGGAGCGCCGCCGGCTCGACGTGGCGGTCGGACTGCTGGGCCGCCCGGAGGTCCTCTTCCTCGACGAGCCCACCGCCGGCTTCGACCCGCAGGCGCGCCGCGACTTCCATGAGCTCATCCGGTCCCTGTCGGACCTGGACACCACGATCCTGCTGACCACCCATGACCTGACGGAGGCAGAGATCCTGGCCAGTCGCATCCTGGTGCTGGCCGGCGGCACGATCGTCGCCGACGGCAGCCCCGACGACCTGCGCCACCGGATGTCGGCGAGCGCCTCGGTGCGCTTTCGGCGCGACGGGCAGCTGCACACCCAGTCGACCGAGGACCCGGTGAGCTATCTGCGCACGGTGCTGGCCGAGCCGGGAGAGATCGAGGACCTTGAGGTGCGCCGGGCCTCGCTCGAGGAGGCCTACCTCAGCCTCGTCCGCCAGGTCGAGACCGGCACGGAGACGCCGGAGGCGAGCTTCGGCATACCTCCTGAGGGGACCGACGACGCCCCGGCGGCCGACCCCGAGCCCACCCGCGAGGAGGCCTGA